The following are encoded together in the Clostridium sp. BJN0013 genome:
- a CDS encoding polysaccharide deacetylase family protein yields the protein MQYLKDNKYTTLTLDEFYSFLVNNNPVPNKSVIITFDDGYRDNYKNAFPILKELGFKATIFIITSTIDKEKDFLTSNELKEMSNYGLDIESHTVNHDNLSDLDYDAQIKTLKDSKEFLEKILNKEVKYIAYPYGKWNEDTLRAVKSVGYNMAFTAIGGWSNKNQGLYMLNRVYISSNHDMNEFKRRLTNSQYEVSN from the coding sequence ATGCAGTATTTAAAGGACAATAAATATACTACCCTTACTTTAGATGAATTTTATAGCTTTTTAGTTAATAATAATCCAGTACCTAATAAGTCTGTAATTATAACTTTTGATGATGGATATAGGGATAACTATAAAAATGCCTTTCCCATATTAAAAGAGTTAGGTTTTAAGGCTACTATATTTATAATCACAAGTACTATAGACAAAGAAAAAGATTTTTTGACTTCTAATGAATTAAAAGAGATGTCAAACTATGGATTAGATATTGAAAGTCATACCGTAAATCATGATAATTTAAGTGATTTGGATTATGATGCTCAAATAAAGACTCTTAAAGATTCAAAAGAATTTTTAGAAAAAATCTTGAATAAAGAGGTAAAGTATATTGCATATCCCTATGGAAAATGGAATGAAGATACTTTAAGAGCTGTGAAATCAGTAGGATATAATATGGCTTTTACTGCTATAGGAGGATGGTCTAATAAAAATCAGGGATTATACATGTTAAATAGAGTGTATATAAGTTCTAATCATGATATGAATGAATTTAAAAGAAGATTGACAAATAGTCAATATGAAGTTTCGAACTAG
- a CDS encoding N-acetylglucosaminidase: MNKRVKAAILSVLFLMTFSQFKVYASSFIPTPKVNINTNKEWTVKFNIELKSTTVNNTNIKVMDKSNVEVPVVVTQGSDLSTVVISPKVSGYNPGETYNLIIGTGLESISGKKLSSPVSLQFTTINEYSDGTSYSGLPKITSSRFEYTPLLSSQYQGFFVNSDSSNVQYRVFINRQSGESGVYTELTKGYTTVVDGKITALNTLSSGTNGEKYKVIIYVKRQGITGAHRDVNTDYDNYIVDYFRCVDSINDENNQYVEYDITLDKMVDTQFNSYSKPVFVETSIMDNAATKNQIKYYVNPDNFLDSYGKYQFLKLTYSEGITVDNLNSFLKGKGIFEGMGQAFLDAAKENNISVAYLVSHAMLETGYGTSKLATGGAVDDSGSYIYGKPVYNFFGIGATDDNSLINGTKTAYDNEWFTPEEAIFGGTAWIASQYINNPTKNQNTLYKMRWNPDNPGEHQYATDIAWAYKQIPNIMKGIQDISSNSNTILKFEIPKLK, translated from the coding sequence TTGAATAAAAGAGTGAAAGCAGCCATTTTATCGGTACTATTTTTAATGACATTTTCTCAATTTAAGGTATATGCAAGTTCTTTTATACCAACACCTAAGGTAAATATTAATACTAATAAAGAGTGGACTGTTAAATTCAATATTGAATTAAAATCAACTACTGTAAATAACACTAATATAAAAGTTATGGACAAGAGTAATGTTGAGGTACCTGTGGTAGTAACACAGGGAAGTGATCTAAGTACTGTAGTAATAAGTCCTAAGGTATCAGGATATAATCCTGGTGAGACATATAATTTAATTATAGGAACAGGACTTGAATCAATTTCAGGCAAAAAACTATCAAGTCCAGTAAGCTTACAATTTACAACAATAAATGAGTATTCAGATGGTACTAGTTATTCAGGTCTTCCTAAGATAACTTCCAGTAGATTTGAGTATACTCCTTTATTGTCATCTCAATATCAAGGATTTTTTGTAAATTCTGATTCATCCAATGTTCAATACAGAGTTTTTATAAATAGGCAGTCAGGTGAAAGTGGAGTTTATACAGAACTTACTAAAGGATATACTACTGTAGTAGATGGTAAAATAACAGCGTTGAATACATTAAGTTCAGGAACTAATGGAGAAAAATATAAAGTAATTATATATGTAAAGAGACAGGGGATAACAGGAGCTCATAGAGATGTAAATACAGATTATGATAATTATATTGTAGATTACTTTAGATGTGTTGATAGTATAAATGATGAAAATAACCAATATGTAGAATATGACATAACCTTGGATAAAATGGTAGACACCCAGTTTAATTCATATAGCAAGCCAGTTTTTGTTGAGACTAGTATAATGGACAATGCAGCAACTAAAAATCAGATAAAATACTATGTTAATCCAGATAACTTTCTTGATAGTTATGGAAAATATCAATTTTTAAAGCTTACATATTCAGAGGGAATTACGGTAGATAATTTAAATAGTTTTTTGAAGGGAAAAGGAATTTTTGAAGGAATGGGACAAGCATTTTTGGATGCAGCCAAGGAAAATAATATAAGTGTAGCTTATTTAGTATCTCATGCAATGCTTGAGACAGGATATGGAACTTCAAAATTGGCTACAGGAGGGGCTGTTGATGATAGCGGCAGTTATATATATGGAAAACCGGTATATAATTTCTTTGGTATAGGAGCCACAGATGATAATTCTTTAATTAATGGAACTAAGACAGCATATGACAATGAATGGTTTACTCCAGAAGAAGCTATTTTTGGGGGGACAGCTTGGATAGCAAGTCAATATATAAATAACCCTACAAAAAATCAAAATACACTTTATAAGATGAGATGGAATCCTGACAATCCAGGAGAACATCAATATGCTACGGATATAGCTTGGGCATATAAACAAATTCCTAATATAATGAAAGGAATACAAGATATATCCTCAAATTCTAATACTATATTAAAATTTGAAATACCTAAATTAAAGTAA
- a CDS encoding metal-binding protein, translating into MIIKDIMKYIESEYSIINYTPCKVCGGNYIIKCSNEILIDDIPYDICHCICSNCGYEKVFQFCAPFIKEDLPINIKAILN; encoded by the coding sequence ATGATAATTAAAGATATAATGAAATACATAGAAAGTGAATATTCAATTATAAATTATACCCCGTGTAAAGTATGTGGTGGAAATTATATAATTAAATGTTCAAATGAAATTTTAATTGATGATATTCCTTATGATATATGCCATTGTATATGTTCAAACTGCGGTTATGAAAAAGTCTTTCAATTTTGTGCGCCTTTTATAAAAGAGGATCTCCCGATAAATATAAAAGCCATATTAAATTAA
- a CDS encoding nucleoside recognition domain-containing protein, whose protein sequence is MINIIWFFILVFGIIFGIICGRGEEVSKSIIASSDSTVKLIINLVGIMCLWCGVMKIAERSGLTYKIAKLMKPILKLLFKKAAKDEKAMGAIVMNITANMMGLSNAATPFGIKAMKELSRLNNEKEEASDDMVLFLILNAACIQFLPTTVISIRAAMGSRNPAETIIPAVISTAIAAIVGLICCRIMEKYF, encoded by the coding sequence ATGATCAATATTATATGGTTTTTTATTTTGGTTTTTGGAATAATATTTGGTATTATCTGTGGTAGAGGAGAAGAGGTATCTAAATCTATTATAGCTTCTTCAGATTCAACGGTAAAACTTATAATAAATCTTGTAGGAATAATGTGCCTTTGGTGTGGAGTAATGAAAATAGCAGAAAGAAGTGGACTTACGTATAAAATAGCCAAGCTTATGAAGCCAATATTGAAATTATTGTTTAAAAAAGCTGCTAAAGATGAAAAAGCCATGGGGGCAATAGTTATGAATATTACTGCCAACATGATGGGATTATCCAATGCAGCTACTCCTTTTGGAATAAAAGCCATGAAGGAATTAAGTCGTTTAAATAATGAAAAAGAAGAAGCCAGTGATGATATGGTTCTTTTTCTGATACTAAATGCAGCATGTATACAATTTTTACCTACTACGGTTATTTCCATTAGAGCTGCCATGGGTTCGAGAAATCCTGCAGAAACAATAATACCAGCGGTAATTAGTACTGCTATAGCTGCAATAGTTGGATTAATATGTTGTAGAATAATGGAAAAATATTTTTGA
- a CDS encoding spore maturation protein, with translation MSYIIKSIIPIIIVSVVTYGIIKEVKVYECFVEGAKEGIGICIRIFPYLLAMLLAVGVFRESKALDYFIGFIKPIVNFIGIPAEVVPLVFIKPLSGNGALGVFSEILSNFGADSYIGRVASVIMGSTETIFYTLTVYFGAVGIKKIRHALWAAIMADLVSVIMAVTVVKIMF, from the coding sequence TTGAGTTACATAATAAAGAGTATAATACCCATAATTATAGTGTCTGTAGTTACCTATGGAATAATAAAAGAAGTTAAAGTATATGAATGTTTTGTAGAAGGTGCTAAAGAAGGTATTGGTATATGTATTAGGATATTTCCATATTTACTGGCAATGCTATTAGCGGTAGGGGTGTTTAGAGAATCTAAAGCTTTAGATTATTTCATAGGATTTATAAAACCAATAGTAAACTTTATAGGTATTCCAGCAGAAGTAGTACCGCTTGTATTTATAAAACCTCTATCAGGAAATGGTGCTCTTGGCGTATTTAGTGAAATACTAAGTAATTTTGGGGCCGATAGTTATATAGGCAGGGTAGCTTCTGTAATTATGGGTTCCACAGAAACTATATTTTATACATTAACAGTTTATTTTGGAGCAGTAGGTATAAAAAAAATAAGACATGCCCTTTGGGCAGCTATAATGGCAGATTTGGTTTCAGTAATAATGGCAGTAACAGTGGTAAAAATTATGTTTTAA
- a CDS encoding uracil-DNA glycosylase family protein: MLKWRELYEECINCKKCGLGDNRINMVFGDGNPKAGMVFIGEAPGADEDRIGLPFVGRAGKLLTKALEALDLYRKRDYYICNICKCRPKNNRTPYEDEEKTCLPYLRNQVALIKPKIIVCLGATAMGCILGKDWRITRDRGKWVERKGFYITTTFHPSAILRDENKKPLFWQDLKNIRKKYEEVFQVKNVDT, from the coding sequence TTGTTGAAGTGGAGAGAATTATACGAAGAATGTATAAATTGTAAGAAGTGTGGTTTAGGTGATAATAGAATAAATATGGTTTTTGGAGATGGAAATCCTAAGGCAGGTATGGTGTTTATAGGAGAAGCACCTGGAGCAGATGAGGATAGGATAGGATTACCTTTTGTAGGAAGAGCAGGAAAACTTTTGACTAAAGCTCTTGAAGCACTGGATCTATACAGAAAGAGAGATTATTACATATGTAATATTTGTAAATGCAGACCTAAAAATAATAGAACTCCTTATGAAGATGAAGAAAAGACATGTCTTCCTTATTTAAGAAATCAAGTAGCACTTATAAAGCCTAAAATAATAGTTTGTCTTGGGGCTACCGCAATGGGCTGTATATTAGGGAAGGATTGGAGAATTACACGAGATAGGGGAAAGTGGGTTGAAAGAAAAGGATTTTATATAACTACTACTTTTCATCCTTCCGCTATATTGAGAGATGAGAATAAAAAACCTTTATTTTGGCAAGACTTAAAAAATATAAGAAAAAAATATGAAGAAGTATTTCAAGTAAAAAATGTTGACACATAA
- the metG gene encoding methionine--tRNA ligase, which yields MNYKRKEEINMTKGTYYITTPIYYPSANLHIGNTYTTVAADALARFKRITGYDVMLLTGTDEHGQKIQRLAEAKGVTPKEYVDEIVAGIKELWEIMNIKYDKFIRTTEKYHITAVQKIFKKLYDQGDIYKGNYEGWYCTPCESFWTETQLIDGKCPDCGRAVEKAKEEAYFFKMSKYAPNLIKHIETHPEFIQPESRKNEMLNNFLKPGLQDLCVSRTSFDWGIPVTFDNKHVIYVWIDALANYITALGYGSEDDKLYKKYWPANVHLVGKDILRFHTIYWPIMLMALGEEVPEKVFGHGWLLVDGGKMSKSKGNVVDPVVLVNHFGTDAVRYYLLREIPFGADGLFNNEIFIKKINSDLANDLGNLLSRTCTMIEKYFDGIMPAPKEKEDIDDELISLALDTPIKIEKHMDHLRIPEALDNIWELISRTNKYIDETTPWILAKDESKKDRLGTVLYNLSESLRIISVCLCAFLPETSEKIYKQLNVEVTSWDSIASFDGTRSGTKVNKGDILFPRIDVDKKIEELNSLKEEKSAQQNFKVEPIKEEITIDDFEKLDLRVARVLECEAIKGSKKLLKLQLELGQEKRQVISGISKYYKPEELLGKYVVVVANLKPVRLKGELSEGMILCAASNDDSKLFTVSIQGELPTGSIVK from the coding sequence ATAAATTATAAGAGAAAGGAAGAAATAAACATGACTAAAGGAACATATTACATTACTACACCTATTTATTATCCATCGGCAAATCTTCATATAGGTAATACATATACTACTGTTGCAGCAGATGCCCTTGCTAGATTTAAAAGGATTACTGGTTATGATGTAATGCTTTTAACGGGTACAGATGAACATGGACAAAAGATTCAAAGACTGGCAGAGGCTAAGGGAGTTACTCCTAAAGAGTATGTAGATGAAATAGTGGCTGGAATTAAAGAATTGTGGGAAATAATGAATATAAAGTATGATAAATTTATAAGAACTACAGAAAAATATCATATAACGGCAGTTCAAAAAATATTTAAAAAATTATATGATCAAGGAGATATATACAAGGGAAATTATGAAGGATGGTATTGTACACCTTGTGAATCGTTTTGGACTGAAACTCAATTGATAGACGGAAAATGTCCTGATTGTGGCAGAGCAGTTGAAAAAGCTAAAGAGGAAGCGTATTTCTTTAAAATGTCAAAATATGCACCTAATCTTATAAAACATATTGAAACTCATCCTGAATTTATACAACCTGAGTCCAGAAAAAATGAAATGTTAAATAACTTCTTGAAACCAGGGCTTCAGGATCTTTGTGTTTCAAGAACTTCTTTTGACTGGGGAATACCTGTAACCTTTGATAACAAGCATGTAATATATGTATGGATAGATGCACTAGCAAATTATATAACAGCTCTAGGATATGGTAGTGAAGATGACAAGTTGTATAAAAAATATTGGCCGGCAAATGTACATTTGGTAGGTAAAGATATATTAAGATTTCATACAATTTATTGGCCTATAATGCTTATGGCTTTAGGAGAAGAAGTACCGGAAAAGGTATTTGGACATGGTTGGCTTCTAGTAGATGGAGGGAAAATGTCAAAATCTAAGGGAAATGTAGTAGATCCTGTAGTTTTAGTAAATCATTTTGGTACGGATGCAGTTAGATATTATTTGCTCAGAGAAATTCCTTTTGGTGCTGATGGACTGTTTAATAATGAGATATTCATAAAGAAAATTAACTCAGATTTAGCAAATGATTTAGGAAATTTATTATCAAGGACCTGTACTATGATAGAAAAATATTTTGATGGCATTATGCCAGCACCAAAAGAAAAGGAAGATATAGATGACGAACTTATAAGTTTAGCTTTGGATACACCTATAAAAATAGAGAAACATATGGATCATTTAAGAATACCCGAGGCATTAGACAACATATGGGAACTTATATCAAGAACTAATAAATATATAGATGAAACTACTCCATGGATATTAGCCAAAGATGAAAGTAAAAAGGATAGATTGGGAACGGTACTTTACAATCTTTCAGAATCATTAAGGATAATATCTGTATGCCTTTGTGCATTTCTTCCTGAAACCAGTGAAAAAATCTATAAACAGCTTAATGTAGAGGTTACATCTTGGGACAGCATAGCTTCTTTTGATGGAACTAGGTCAGGAACTAAAGTAAATAAAGGAGATATATTATTTCCTAGAATAGATGTGGATAAAAAGATAGAAGAGTTAAATAGTCTAAAAGAAGAAAAAAGTGCCCAGCAGAATTTTAAAGTAGAACCTATAAAAGAAGAAATAACCATAGATGACTTTGAAAAATTAGATCTTAGGGTTGCAAGAGTATTGGAATGTGAGGCCATAAAAGGCTCTAAAAAGTTACTTAAACTGCAGCTTGAATTAGGGCAGGAAAAAAGGCAGGTAATATCAGGTATATCTAAATATTATAAACCAGAAGAACTTTTAGGAAAGTATGTGGTGGTTGTAGCAAATTTAAAGCCAGTAAGATTAAAGGGAGAGCTCTCAGAAGGAATGATATTATGTGCAGCTTCAAATGATGACAGTAAATTATTTACAGTATCTATTCAAGGAGAACTTCCTACTGGGAGTATAGTAAAATAA
- a CDS encoding TatD family hydrolase, whose product MKLNIFDAHAHYDDEQFDGDRNIVINELRKNNIVGVLNCGSSIEGARTSVKLANEQDIFYAAVGIHPEYADRFAYNTENELKIMAQNEKVRAIGEIGLDYYYKENPPKEIQKSIFIRQMELAKELDLPVIIHDREAHKDVLDIIKQFKGVVGEIHCFSGSVEFAKECIDLGYYIGFTGVVTFKNAKKSLDVVREIPIDRILVETDCPYMAPVPFRGKRNRSEYIKFIISKIAEIRGITEEEMSKITISNIKHLLNLT is encoded by the coding sequence ATGAAATTAAATATATTTGATGCCCATGCACATTATGATGATGAACAATTTGACGGGGATAGGAATATAGTGATAAATGAATTGAGAAAAAATAATATAGTTGGAGTATTAAATTGTGGATCTTCTATAGAGGGAGCCAGAACTTCTGTTAAACTAGCAAATGAACAGGATATATTTTATGCAGCAGTAGGCATACATCCAGAATATGCAGATAGATTTGCCTACAATACAGAAAATGAGTTAAAAATTATGGCTCAAAATGAAAAAGTAAGGGCCATTGGAGAAATAGGTCTTGATTATTATTATAAAGAAAATCCACCTAAAGAAATACAAAAATCTATATTTATAAGACAAATGGAATTAGCAAAAGAGTTAGACCTTCCTGTGATCATACATGATAGAGAAGCACACAAAGATGTTTTAGATATAATAAAACAATTTAAAGGTGTTGTTGGAGAGATACATTGTTTTTCAGGAAGTGTGGAATTTGCAAAAGAATGTATAGACCTAGGTTATTATATAGGATTTACTGGGGTAGTGACTTTTAAAAATGCAAAAAAGTCATTGGATGTAGTAAGGGAAATACCTATTGATAGAATTTTAGTGGAAACTGATTGTCCTTATATGGCTCCTGTACCTTTTAGGGGAAAGAGGAATAGATCAGAATATATAAAGTTTATTATATCAAAAATAGCGGAAATAAGAGGAATTACAGAAGAAGAAATGAGTAAAATAACAATTTCTAATATTAAACATCTTCTTAACCTAACATAA
- a CDS encoding 3D domain-containing protein, whose protein sequence is MMEKFKTYLKKYFSDGPKVESIIVISLTISLVVISLTIFYMIKTITISVDGSDKKIATFGGTYKEVLDNNGIKLGSKDKVKPSLDSRVKDKSKLSIIRAVPIEVKVDGKKLNIESAEHNVKDMLRAEKIQLSNLDKVYPSKDYAIKKGLKVVVTRVKTKDVKEITNIDYDIVIKNDSEIESGAKKVLQEGQNGEKQTITRIIYEDDKEVSRKVISEIVEKEPVQQIVAVGTLNSDYTLSRGGNFSYAKFLQMKATAYTADYESTGKGPGHPDFGITASGTVARRSSGGYSSVAVDPRVIPLGTKLYIEGYGYAIAEDTGGAIKGNRVDLFFNSASEANNWGVRWINVYVMD, encoded by the coding sequence ATGATGGAAAAGTTTAAAACTTACTTAAAGAAATATTTTTCCGACGGTCCCAAGGTAGAATCTATTATAGTTATAAGTTTAACAATAAGTTTAGTAGTTATAAGTTTAACAATATTTTATATGATAAAAACGATAACTATTTCAGTAGATGGCAGTGACAAAAAAATTGCCACGTTTGGTGGTACTTACAAAGAAGTTTTGGATAATAATGGAATTAAATTGGGATCAAAGGATAAGGTAAAGCCTAGTCTAGACAGTAGAGTGAAAGATAAAAGTAAATTATCAATTATAAGGGCAGTACCAATTGAAGTAAAAGTGGATGGTAAAAAATTAAATATAGAGTCTGCTGAACATAATGTTAAAGATATGTTACGGGCAGAAAAAATTCAACTTTCAAATCTTGATAAAGTATATCCATCTAAAGATTATGCAATTAAAAAAGGATTAAAAGTAGTAGTGACTAGGGTGAAGACTAAAGACGTAAAAGAGATTACAAATATAGACTATGATATAGTTATAAAAAATGATAGTGAAATTGAAAGTGGGGCCAAGAAGGTTCTACAAGAGGGGCAAAATGGAGAAAAACAAACTATTACCAGAATAATATATGAGGATGATAAAGAAGTTTCTAGAAAGGTTATCAGTGAAATTGTAGAAAAAGAACCAGTGCAGCAGATAGTAGCTGTAGGAACATTAAATAGTGACTATACCCTTTCTAGAGGGGGAAATTTTAGTTATGCTAAATTCTTGCAAATGAAAGCAACTGCATATACTGCGGACTATGAAAGTACAGGCAAAGGACCTGGGCATCCGGATTTTGGCATAACAGCCTCAGGAACTGTAGCTCGAAGAAGCAGTGGAGGCTACAGCTCTGTAGCAGTTGATCCTAGAGTGATACCGCTTGGTACCAAACTTTATATAGAAGGTTATGGATATGCCATAGCTGAAGATACAGGAGGTGCCATTAAAGGTAATAGGGTAGATTTGTTTTTTAATTCTGCTTCTGAAGCAAATAACTGGGGCGTGCGATGGATTAATGTTTATGTTATGGATTAG
- the rnmV gene encoding ribonuclease M5: MIKEVIVVEGKDDISAVKRAVDAELIAVGGFGINRKVIDEIKEAQNRQGVIVMTDPDFAGEKIRKIISKRVKGIKHAYISQEDGIKNGNIGIENALPETIINALKNAKCELKEKRKEFKVEDMVFFQLTGGAKSKMKRDMLGKELGIGYCNSSQFLKRLNNYGIAREEFEKAIDKVSNLIKEKENE, from the coding sequence ATGATTAAAGAAGTAATAGTTGTTGAAGGAAAGGACGATATATCTGCAGTTAAAAGAGCCGTAGATGCAGAATTGATAGCTGTAGGTGGTTTTGGAATAAATAGAAAGGTTATTGATGAAATAAAAGAAGCTCAAAATAGACAGGGTGTAATAGTTATGACAGATCCGGACTTTGCAGGAGAAAAAATAAGGAAAATCATATCTAAAAGAGTTAAAGGTATAAAGCATGCCTATATATCTCAAGAAGATGGGATAAAAAACGGTAATATTGGTATTGAAAACGCATTACCAGAAACTATAATAAATGCTTTGAAAAATGCTAAGTGTGAATTGAAAGAGAAGAGAAAAGAATTTAAAGTAGAAGATATGGTATTTTTTCAGCTTACAGGAGGTGCAAAATCTAAAATGAAAAGAGATATGCTTGGTAAAGAGTTAGGTATAGGATATTGTAATTCATCCCAATTTCTAAAAAGACTAAATAATTATGGCATAGCAAGAGAGGAGTTTGAAAAAGCTATAGATAAAGTAAGTAATCTAATAAAGGAGAAAGAAAATGAATAA
- the rsmA gene encoding 16S rRNA (adenine(1518)-N(6)/adenine(1519)-N(6))-dimethyltransferase RsmA — protein MNNLSTREIVEKYNFRFSKNLGQNFLIDNSVLHDILEGTDINKNDFIIEIGPGVGTLTKELLKRAKKVCAIELDSDLIAILKEELKYYPNFELIHKDVLKINFNKIIKDESSVKIVANLPYYITTPIISKLLNNHYNFKTLTIMIQREVGERIVSEPNCKQYGALSLLVQYYCSVEILRKVSPYAFIPSPKVDSIVIKLTKLKSPKVKIKSEDLFFRVIRCSFNMRRKTLWNALKTLKLSKEYMEKAFNKAGIDPKRRGETLSIEEFGVLSDCIYELTYRV, from the coding sequence ATGAATAATTTATCTACTAGAGAAATAGTGGAAAAATATAATTTTAGATTTTCGAAAAATTTAGGACAAAATTTTTTAATAGATAATTCTGTATTACATGACATATTGGAAGGCACGGATATAAATAAAAATGATTTTATTATAGAAATAGGACCAGGAGTAGGCACGTTAACAAAAGAACTTTTAAAAAGGGCTAAAAAAGTTTGTGCTATAGAACTGGATTCAGATTTAATTGCCATACTAAAAGAAGAATTAAAATATTATCCTAATTTTGAATTAATACATAAAGATGTACTAAAGATAAATTTTAACAAAATAATAAAGGATGAATCAAGTGTAAAAATTGTGGCTAATCTTCCATATTATATTACTACTCCTATTATTTCAAAACTTTTAAATAATCATTATAATTTCAAAACTTTAACTATAATGATTCAAAGAGAAGTAGGTGAAAGAATAGTATCAGAGCCTAATTGTAAGCAATATGGGGCACTTTCTTTATTGGTTCAGTATTATTGTAGTGTAGAAATACTTAGAAAAGTTAGTCCCTATGCATTTATTCCATCACCTAAAGTTGATTCTATAGTTATAAAATTAACTAAGTTAAAAAGTCCTAAAGTTAAAATTAAAAGTGAAGATTTATTTTTTAGGGTAATAAGATGTTCTTTTAATATGAGAAGAAAAACTTTATGGAATGCCTTAAAAACCTTAAAGCTATCTAAGGAATATATGGAAAAAGCATTTAATAAAGCTGGAATAGATCCCAAGAGACGGGGAGAGACTCTTTCTATAGAGGAATTTGGCGTATTGTCAGATTGTATATATGAATTAACATACAGGGTATAA
- a CDS encoding ferredoxin, which yields MKAAVDKGTCISCGLCPEVCPDVFDMDGDGKAVATVNEVPKTSQDSAKEAADGCPVSAITVE from the coding sequence ATGAAAGCAGCAGTTGATAAAGGTACCTGTATAAGTTGTGGATTATGTCCAGAGGTATGTCCAGATGTATTTGATATGGATGGTGATGGGAAAGCAGTAGCTACAGTAAATGAAGTACCGAAAACATCTCAGGATTCTGCTAAAGAAGCGGCAGATGGCTGTCCTGTTTCTGCTATTACAGTAGAATAA